The Candidatus Nitrosocosmicus franklandus genome contains a region encoding:
- a CDS encoding cupredoxin domain-containing protein: protein MADKTDKIAFYSLMGLAALTGIITYYAFGAVAPVPDIVDSIYRQDLPPATEATATGGEAAEETIDESAYANKVEVKILAGSSTQGNPDYDPDAATATSDALVTWVNEDTVPHTATSGTGPQDPESAQLFDTGIIMAGESASVPAEKMGPGEHPYHCTVHPFMQGTITVT, encoded by the coding sequence ATGGCTGATAAAACTGACAAGATAGCATTTTATTCGCTTATGGGATTAGCCGCTTTAACTGGAATTATTACATACTATGCATTTGGAGCAGTTGCCCCCGTACCAGACATAGTTGATTCTATTTATAGACAGGATCTACCACCTGCAACAGAGGCAACAGCTACTGGAGGTGAAGCAGCAGAAGAAACAATAGATGAATCTGCGTATGCTAATAAAGTCGAAGTGAAAATTTTGGCAGGTTCTTCTACACAGGGTAATCCAGATTATGACCCAGACGCTGCCACTGCTACTAGTGATGCTTTAGTAACCTGGGTCAATGAAGATACTGTTCCACACACAGCTACAAGTGGAACTGGTCCTCAGGATCCTGAAAGTGCACAGCTATTTGATACCGGTATCATAATGGCAGGTGAATCAGCTAGCGTCCCAGCAGAAAAAATGGGTCCAGGTGAGCATCCGTATCATTGTACTGTTCATCCTTTCATGCAAGGGACAATAACAGTTACATAA
- the glnA gene encoding type I glutamate--ammonia ligase, with amino-acid sequence MMKLKEEEIKFIDLQFTGLTGRFHHTTMAANMFNKDDFEYGLPKLDGSSIRGFTEIHESDLIIRPDPSTYAIIPWIEEYKTARLICDIIAGGEKRLQFKKDPRGIARKAENYVKDQGFHNSFWGPEIEFFVFDKLEVNTMTPYRSQSYNISSREAPWSTEGVGYALRLKEGYLPSAPGDTLMQYRNQCVDVLSNNFGIICDAHHHEVATAGQCEIDIRFDTLVNAADSVQSYKYIVKNIAKKQGKIATMMPKPIALDNGSGMHVNVSLWDKEKNLFYDANDNYAEMSQLARYFAAGILNHAPALAAIVAPTTNSYRRLVPGYEAPVYIAWSTGNRSAIIRIPAHYKGERFAHMKRIEFRAPDPSCNPYLAFSAIIAAGLDGIKKKTTIPDPIDEDIFKMTPQRRRELGIRQLPPSLREAYEELNIDREFLKPIFDDEVIDAIILQEAKDHQEVTIRPHPHEFSLYADV; translated from the coding sequence ATGATGAAACTAAAAGAAGAGGAAATTAAATTCATAGATTTGCAATTTACGGGTTTGACGGGTAGATTCCATCACACGACAATGGCTGCGAATATGTTCAATAAAGACGATTTTGAATATGGATTGCCAAAGTTGGACGGTTCTTCAATAAGAGGTTTTACTGAGATTCATGAATCTGATTTGATTATAAGGCCTGATCCTTCTACATATGCCATTATTCCATGGATTGAGGAATACAAAACAGCTAGATTGATTTGTGATATTATAGCTGGTGGTGAAAAAAGACTGCAATTCAAAAAAGATCCTCGCGGAATTGCAAGAAAAGCTGAAAATTATGTAAAGGATCAAGGATTTCATAACTCATTTTGGGGGCCTGAGATAGAATTCTTTGTTTTTGATAAATTGGAAGTAAATACCATGACACCTTACAGATCACAAAGTTATAACATAAGCTCCAGAGAGGCTCCTTGGTCTACTGAAGGAGTAGGCTACGCTCTAAGATTAAAGGAGGGATATCTTCCCAGTGCTCCGGGCGACACTTTAATGCAATATCGAAATCAGTGTGTAGATGTTTTGAGTAACAATTTTGGAATAATTTGTGACGCGCATCATCACGAAGTAGCAACAGCCGGACAATGTGAAATTGATATAAGATTTGATACCCTAGTAAATGCGGCCGATTCTGTTCAGAGTTACAAGTACATAGTAAAAAATATTGCAAAAAAACAGGGAAAAATTGCAACTATGATGCCAAAGCCGATAGCCCTTGATAATGGTTCAGGTATGCATGTAAATGTTAGTCTGTGGGATAAGGAAAAAAACCTATTCTATGATGCCAATGATAACTATGCTGAAATGTCACAATTGGCAAGATATTTTGCCGCAGGAATTTTAAACCATGCTCCAGCTTTGGCAGCAATTGTCGCTCCTACAACCAACTCATACAGGAGATTGGTACCGGGATACGAAGCTCCTGTTTATATTGCATGGAGCACAGGAAATAGATCGGCAATAATAAGAATTCCCGCACACTACAAAGGTGAAAGATTTGCACATATGAAGAGGATAGAATTCAGGGCACCTGACCCATCATGTAATCCGTACTTGGCATTTTCAGCTATAATCGCTGCAGGATTAGACGGGATAAAGAAAAAGACCACCATTCCTGATCCAATAGATGAAGATATCTTTAAAATGACACCCCAACGCAGACGTGAATTGGGAATTAGGCAGTTGCCACCATCTCTTAGAGAAGCATATGAGGAGCTAAATATCGATAGAGAATTTCTAAAGCCTATATTCGATGACGAAGTCATTGATGCCATAATTTTGCAAGAAGCCAAAGATCATCAAGAAGTAACAATAAGACCTCATCCTCACGAGTTCTCACTTTATGCAGACGTTTGA
- the nuoB gene encoding NADH-quinone oxidoreductase subunit NuoB, which translates to MNEKDIIDTVPSKSKFDYKDILWPNSKDKTKSDILKNKCITISNPIKENNQISENFKGKINLVTYGGICDFELNGKAGEIENICLSNAIKIRNKENNTAVVTLDNGKCFLCGRCEEVYPNLFKMGNNQNTAARNKEQLIDLVELQLLQTDKKHLNETINEKSSNGLSYEQIGKELKEKINSLFGRSLAIRQVDGGSCNGCEIEITALNNPIYDIERFGVQFVSSPRHADVLLVTGPVSQNMAIALEKTYQATPEPKIVIAVGACACSGGIFGNTYATTGGVDTLLPVEVYIPGCPPRPEALIYGILTAMNKIQV; encoded by the coding sequence ATGAATGAAAAGGATATCATCGATACCGTTCCAAGTAAGAGCAAATTTGATTATAAAGATATATTGTGGCCTAACTCTAAGGACAAAACTAAAAGTGATATTTTAAAGAATAAATGTATAACGATATCTAACCCAATCAAAGAAAATAATCAAATTTCTGAAAATTTTAAGGGCAAAATCAACTTAGTTACGTATGGAGGTATCTGTGATTTTGAATTGAATGGAAAGGCAGGTGAAATAGAAAATATTTGTCTATCAAATGCAATCAAAATAAGAAATAAAGAGAATAACACAGCTGTAGTAACATTAGATAACGGAAAATGTTTTCTTTGCGGTAGGTGTGAAGAAGTATATCCCAATTTATTTAAGATGGGAAATAACCAAAACACTGCAGCAAGAAATAAAGAGCAATTGATAGATTTGGTTGAATTGCAACTACTACAAACAGACAAAAAACATTTGAATGAAACTATAAATGAGAAAAGCTCCAATGGTTTATCCTACGAACAAATTGGTAAGGAATTGAAAGAAAAGATCAATAGTTTATTTGGTAGATCTTTGGCGATTCGACAAGTTGATGGTGGGTCGTGTAATGGATGCGAGATAGAGATAACTGCTTTGAATAATCCCATCTATGATATAGAACGATTTGGTGTTCAATTTGTTTCGTCTCCTCGACATGCTGATGTGTTGTTAGTTACAGGTCCAGTATCTCAGAATATGGCTATTGCACTTGAAAAGACCTATCAGGCTACTCCTGAACCTAAAATTGTAATTGCAGTCGGAGCATGTGCATGCAGTGGAGGAATATTTGGAAATACGTACGCCACAACCGGTGGCGTTGATACCCTACTACCTGTTGAAGTATATATTCCAGGATGTCCACCAAGACCAGAAGCTCTCATTTACGGAATTCTAACGGCAATGAATAAAATTCAGGTTTGA
- a CDS encoding NADH-quinone oxidoreductase subunit C — MSHYAFNKKIFEYESLFLEKFNEIIQRIHYKNYNEIHILTSSPEASTEIIYFIYDYLGCRLVTMICTDERYIENRREKKVESSNSKHAIDLMNKRYDGLSIKHVFSSKIEDIFFIVTSSLPNVDKPTYPSIVSHIPSAALYEREISDMFGVVAQGNPDDRKLVLHQQLLENHFPLRKDFDIKTKNTGSMDNHYKFLKVEGEGICEIPVGPVHAGIIEPGHFRFSIYGENILNLETRLYYTHKGIEKLAETMTLDEALFLSERISGDESVANSTAYCQAIERMASIRIPMKAMQIRTICAELERIWNHFGTLAGMCTDVGFAYGSSRINILKEKVMRINEKLSGSRLLFGVNRIGGVKVDFKPPTLILISKELSDIQYDFESLVKLLHNTSSFIDRLKGTGSISSHDVLGLGANGVIARCTGVDIDTRKNHPYAYYPYLNMDNIQGIVDKIAYEVELNKRKGDALSRFQVRVVETRHSIDIIKKTATDILDKSTNYESCYAHRTCNDDSLAVNDVKNYLQPYDSALGYTESHRGQTIHWVMLEKDINRIFRFKIRTASFCNWPLIELAVQNNIVPDFPLINKSFDLSYSGNDL; from the coding sequence ATGAGCCACTATGCTTTTAACAAGAAAATCTTTGAATACGAGTCACTTTTCCTTGAAAAATTTAACGAAATCATACAGAGAATCCATTACAAAAACTACAATGAAATTCACATTTTGACGAGCAGTCCAGAAGCCAGTACAGAGATTATTTATTTCATATATGATTATTTAGGATGCAGACTTGTTACCATGATATGTACCGATGAACGATATATTGAAAATAGACGTGAGAAAAAAGTTGAATCGAGTAATTCTAAACATGCAATTGACTTGATGAATAAAAGATATGATGGATTGAGTATTAAGCATGTTTTTTCTAGCAAGATTGAAGATATTTTTTTCATAGTTACATCATCACTTCCAAATGTGGATAAGCCCACTTATCCGAGCATCGTTTCGCATATACCATCTGCTGCTCTCTATGAAAGAGAAATTTCTGATATGTTTGGTGTCGTTGCCCAAGGGAACCCTGATGATAGAAAACTTGTTTTACACCAACAATTGCTAGAGAATCATTTTCCGCTTCGAAAGGATTTTGATATAAAGACAAAAAATACAGGTAGTATGGATAATCATTACAAATTTCTAAAAGTAGAAGGTGAGGGTATCTGTGAAATACCTGTAGGTCCAGTTCATGCTGGAATCATCGAACCTGGACATTTTAGATTTAGTATTTACGGAGAGAATATACTTAACTTAGAAACGCGTTTATACTATACCCATAAAGGTATTGAAAAACTAGCGGAAACAATGACTTTGGATGAAGCATTGTTTTTATCTGAGCGTATATCTGGTGATGAATCTGTGGCAAATTCTACAGCATATTGCCAGGCGATAGAGAGGATGGCTTCAATACGAATTCCTATGAAAGCAATGCAAATTAGAACTATTTGTGCAGAGTTAGAACGAATTTGGAATCACTTTGGGACTCTCGCAGGGATGTGTACTGATGTTGGATTTGCATATGGAAGCTCAAGAATTAATATACTCAAAGAGAAAGTAATGCGCATAAATGAAAAACTAAGTGGCAGTAGACTCCTTTTTGGAGTAAACAGGATTGGTGGAGTAAAAGTCGATTTTAAGCCTCCAACTCTGATCTTGATCTCTAAAGAACTATCTGATATACAATATGACTTTGAAAGTTTGGTAAAGCTATTACATAATACATCCTCCTTTATTGACCGTCTTAAAGGGACAGGTAGTATATCGAGTCATGACGTACTTGGATTAGGAGCAAATGGTGTAATTGCAAGGTGTACTGGGGTAGATATTGATACGAGAAAGAATCATCCATATGCATATTACCCTTATCTTAATATGGATAATATTCAAGGTATTGTTGATAAGATTGCATACGAAGTTGAACTAAACAAACGAAAAGGCGATGCTCTTTCAAGATTTCAAGTACGAGTTGTGGAAACAAGACACTCGATAGATATTATAAAAAAAACTGCGACAGATATTTTAGATAAAAGCACCAATTATGAATCCTGCTATGCTCATCGAACCTGTAACGATGATAGTTTGGCTGTTAACGATGTGAAAAATTATCTTCAACCCTACGACAGTGCGTTAGGATATACTGAATCCCACAGGGGTCAAACTATTCATTGGGTCATGCTTGAAAAAGACATCAATAGGATTTTTAGATTCAAAATAAGAACGGCTTCATTCTGTAATTGGCCGTTGATAGAATTAGCTGTACAGAATAATATTGTTCCGGACTTTCCATTGATCAACAAGAGTTTTGATCTCTCTTATTCAGGGAACGATTTGTGA
- a CDS encoding hydrogenase 4 subunit F yields the protein MITMTNSIIKILPESFLIMSIILTPILSGILVTIFKKKRFLEIFSVLSTAFILFLTFFLFLYIVDFKKITLFNEFFYVDSLSMVVLLLISFVSFVSSIYSVNYMGKQYQDGLVDDKHLVRYYQGFNIFIFTMILVPIINNTGLLWVAIEATTLISVLLIMIYVKEDAIRSAWKYLIIATVGLSFALIGTIFFYYANIHDPLSTVQPEEDKINWTNMLQNSKLLDPMIIKIAFIFIIIGYGTKAGIAPMHTWLPDAHSESPTPISAMLSGVLLNCALYGILRFHLISSGSIGEEYSANLLVIFGLLSVAIASFSILFQKDMKRMLAYSSVEHMGIITLAFGFGGLVGIYGAILHMINHAIVKPLMFFANGKISQKYETRAMSKIKGIFTIMPVTGVMFLIGGLAIIGLPPFNIFLSKFMILYSGFSSNNNILASTVLIILLTIIFIGFIRNLVMMSFGKPKTQIDNGELGTLSIIAMGLLVVFIIILGMYIPEPLDTLINDAVKIFKVV from the coding sequence ATGATAACCATGACCAATTCAATAATCAAAATATTGCCTGAATCATTCTTAATTATGTCTATTATCTTGACACCAATTTTGAGTGGTATTCTAGTAACAATATTCAAAAAGAAAAGATTCTTAGAAATTTTCAGTGTTTTGTCAACTGCCTTTATTCTTTTTCTGACTTTTTTTCTGTTCCTATATATAGTTGATTTTAAGAAAATTACTCTGTTCAACGAATTTTTTTATGTGGATTCACTAAGTATGGTTGTACTTTTGTTGATTTCTTTTGTCAGTTTCGTTTCCTCAATTTATTCTGTTAACTATATGGGAAAACAGTACCAAGATGGACTAGTTGATGACAAACATCTGGTCCGATACTATCAAGGATTCAATATTTTCATTTTTACAATGATTTTAGTCCCCATTATAAATAATACAGGATTATTGTGGGTTGCAATAGAAGCAACTACTCTGATATCTGTTTTATTAATCATGATCTACGTAAAAGAGGATGCAATAAGATCGGCCTGGAAATATCTCATAATCGCTACCGTTGGATTATCATTTGCACTAATTGGGACTATTTTCTTTTATTATGCGAACATTCATGACCCTTTATCGACTGTTCAACCAGAAGAGGATAAGATAAACTGGACAAACATGCTACAAAACTCCAAGCTTCTTGATCCGATGATTATAAAAATAGCATTTATTTTCATAATAATTGGTTATGGTACAAAAGCGGGTATAGCTCCAATGCATACCTGGTTACCTGATGCGCATAGTGAGTCTCCCACACCAATAAGTGCTATGTTGTCAGGAGTACTCTTAAACTGTGCTTTATATGGGATACTTCGTTTTCATCTAATAAGCAGCGGCTCAATAGGCGAAGAATATTCTGCTAATTTATTAGTCATTTTTGGATTATTATCAGTTGCGATTGCTTCTTTTTCAATTCTCTTTCAAAAGGATATGAAGAGAATGTTAGCATATTCTAGTGTAGAACATATGGGTATAATCACTTTAGCATTTGGATTTGGAGGTCTCGTTGGTATATACGGCGCGATTTTACATATGATAAATCATGCCATTGTGAAACCATTAATGTTTTTTGCAAATGGAAAGATTAGTCAGAAATACGAAACTAGAGCAATGTCTAAAATAAAAGGAATATTTACAATCATGCCTGTTACAGGAGTTATGTTTCTTATAGGAGGATTAGCAATAATAGGCTTACCTCCGTTTAATATCTTTTTGAGTAAATTTATGATATTGTATTCCGGATTTAGTAGCAATAATAATATTCTGGCCAGCACCGTTTTGATAATCCTTTTAACAATAATTTTTATCGGTTTTATAAGAAATCTAGTTATGATGTCTTTTGGTAAACCTAAAACACAAATTGATAATGGAGAACTAGGTACCCTTTCAATAATTGCAATGGGATTACTAGTTGTTTTTATAATAATATTAGGAATGTACATACCCGAACCCTTGGACACTTTAATCAATGATGCCGTGAAGATATTCAAAGTGGTATAA
- a CDS encoding respiratory chain complex I subunit 1 family protein: MPFDITQSMFGILIGIIQFLTIIVLTPLLTGIIRKIKAITQKRTGSSIFQTYFDLLKLIKKDEVISEESSWIFRFSPWIIFSSTLLVAFFVPIFSVYSPFGMGADIILVIGLFGLSRFFLMLAGLDVSSAFGGIGVSREMMISSLTEPALFLVLFTIAVTFGSTNIVTIVSHATESSIMLSASLLFSLFGFFIIVMAETGKLPFDNPATHLELTMVHEAMILEFSGKSLALIELSQSIKQILLLSLLINIFIPWGLSTTFSISAIIVGLLVFLLKMMSLGMMIAYIESKVAKWRLFRIPDLVFLSLASGLMGIVFLYI, encoded by the coding sequence ATGCCTTTTGATATAACTCAATCCATGTTTGGGATTCTTATAGGTATTATTCAATTTCTGACCATTATAGTACTTACTCCATTATTAACCGGAATAATTCGAAAGATAAAGGCAATCACTCAAAAAAGGACAGGTTCTAGCATTTTTCAGACGTATTTTGATTTGCTGAAATTGATAAAAAAAGATGAAGTAATATCAGAAGAATCTTCTTGGATATTTAGATTCTCTCCTTGGATTATATTTTCTTCTACTTTGCTTGTTGCGTTCTTCGTACCAATCTTCTCGGTCTATTCTCCATTTGGTATGGGAGCTGATATAATATTGGTAATTGGTCTTTTTGGCCTCTCTAGGTTTTTTCTAATGCTGGCTGGACTTGATGTTTCTAGCGCTTTTGGAGGTATCGGTGTCAGCAGGGAGATGATGATTTCATCTTTAACAGAACCTGCATTGTTTTTGGTCTTATTTACTATAGCAGTAACGTTTGGTTCAACAAACATTGTAACTATTGTATCTCATGCAACAGAATCATCCATTATGCTATCTGCAAGCTTGTTGTTTTCGCTATTTGGTTTTTTTATTATTGTCATGGCCGAAACCGGAAAATTGCCTTTTGATAATCCGGCTACTCATTTAGAACTTACAATGGTTCATGAAGCAATGATCTTGGAGTTTTCAGGAAAAAGCCTTGCTCTTATTGAATTATCCCAATCTATAAAGCAAATACTCTTGTTATCACTTTTAATCAACATTTTTATCCCCTGGGGACTATCCACGACTTTTTCAATTTCTGCAATTATTGTAGGGTTATTAGTTTTTCTTTTAAAAATGATGTCTTTAGGTATGATGATCGCATACATTGAATCTAAGGTTGCTAAATGGAGACTATTTAGAATTCCTGATTTAGTATTTTTGTCTTTGGCCAGTGGACTAATGGGTATAGTCTTTCTTTATATTTGA